The genomic interval GCCCACGTTGGCCGCGTAGTGCACGCTGTGCTTCCATTCCAGTTCGACGATCTCGCTCGACCGGCCCGGCAGGTTCATGTGGCACTGCACGCAGTTGCTCTGTGCGTAGGGATCAGCCGCATGCTGCTCAGCGGGTGGAGGCGACGCTTCAGGTGGCGATGCGGCCTGGGCGCGCGAGGCGTGCAGCGCGATCGCGCCCAGCCCCGCCATCAACAGCAGGCCGTGGTGTTTAAGACCGGCGAACGGCGGCTCCGTCTCCGGCTGGCCCTCGCGGTAAAGCACGCGCCGGATCGCCCGCCGCTCGTGCGCCACCAGCGCGTAGAACACAATGATGGCGATGGCCGTGAAGATGAAGAACAGGGGACGGTGTCCGAAGTACTCGGAGAGCGGCGCCAGTTGCTCGCCCTCCGCAGTCATCCTTTCGGGCCAGCCGCCCCAGAACGTGAAGATGATCGCCAGCGCCGCCACAGTCGTCACCGCGATGCGGTAGAACCACTTCGGCCGCGTGCGCGCCCGTTGGCCGCGATACCAGAACGGCAGCAGCACGATAACGAGTATGACCGGCCCCTGGCTCAGAACGCCCCAGGTCTTGCCGCTCAGCCCCAGAAGCGTTGTCGGCCAGACGCGCAGGTACTGATACACCGCCAGGAAGTACCACTCGGGCTTGATGCCCACGGGCGTCGAGCCGCGCGGGTTGGCGGGCTGCTCCTCGTGAACCATCCCGTGCACGCCGAGCATGTCCAGCAGCACGGGCAGCGTGACCAGAAACATGATGATCGCCAGGCACACCAGCACGGAAACCGTCATCTTGATGATCTCGTTGGGCCAAAAGGGCTCCAACTGATCGGGTTCGTATTGCTCGCGGTAGTCAACGCCCATGGGCGTGTCCTTCCTGGTTCGCTCAAAGCGGCTTGGAAATCCCCGTCCGGCGGATCATGACAAAGTGCATCCCCATGAACGCGCTCATGATCGCCGGCAGAATCCAGATGTGCAACGAGAAGAAGAACCCCAAAGTCTCCCCCGTGATCGCCTTGCCTCGGCGGACCCACTCCACGATGCCCGCGCCGAGAAAGGGGACGGCGCTGGGAATCTCCGTACCCACCTTGGCGCCCCAGTAGCTCAGCTGCGTCCACGGCAGCAGGTAGCCCGTAAATGCCATCATCGTCGTGAGCAGCAGCAGCAGCACGCCGCTGACCCAGTGCAACTCGCGCGGCGCCCGGTAGATCTTGTAGTAGGCGATGCGAGCCATGTGCATGAGCACGAGCGCGATCATCAGGTTCGCCGCCACCGCGTGAATGCGCTGCACCAGCCAGCCCATGGTCACGTTTGACTTGATGAACGTCACGCTGTCCCAGGCGCTTTCCGGGTGCGGCTTGTAGTACATGAGCAGCAGCATTCCGGTAAACACCTGCACGAGGAACGTGAAGAACGCCAGCCCGCCGAAGCAGCCCGCCCACGAAAGCGTGCGCGGCACCCACTTCTTCGTGACGTTTTTTTCCAGTTCGGGCGTCACGTCGAAGCGGTTGTCAATCCAGCCGTAGATGCGTCGAATCACACTCATGTCAGTCTCTCAGGAGATGATGAGATTGCCTTCCTTGACTTCGAACGGAATTTCAACAAGCGGAGCGCTCACGGGGCCGCTGACGACCTGGCCCTCGCCGCTGAACACGGCGCCGTGGCAGGGGCAGTGGAAGTTGCCGTGGGCCGTGTCCCAGACCACGTTGCATCCCAGGTGCGTGCACGACGCGTTGAAGACACGCGGCCCGGCTTCGCTCATCACGACCACGACCTGCTGGCCGTGGAAGTCGGCGTAGTACGCCTGCCCCGGCGTCAGCCGATCAAGCGGAATCTGCACCGGCTTGGATTCACCCAGCCGCACGGGCAGTTTGAGGAACGCGACGATCGGGTAGACCACGGTTCCGACGGTGATCGCCGCAGCGCCGCCGATGCAGGCCTGACAGAAGCGCCTTCTGCCGCCGTCATGCGGTTCGCGTGGCCCATCATGGACGTGATCGCTGGCCATGGTCATTGCTCCGCTCCCTGCCGCTCGAGCAGCAGTTCAGCCGCCCGCTTGTAACTGGCGGCGGCCTCGGGCATCTTGTTGCGCTGTTCGAGGATCATGCCCATGAGGTAGTGCGCGCGGGGCTGGGTCGGATCGCGGTCGAGCACTTCGCGCACGAGCGTCTCGGCCTGGTCCAGTTCGTTGGCGCCGCGCACCGCCTGCACGTACGCCACGCCGAGCGTCGCTTCGACGAGATCGGGATTCTCCGCCAGCACGGCACGAAACTGCGCTTCGGCTTCGGCGATGCGATGGCGCTTCAGGTTCAGCCGCCCGAGGCCGAGCCGCGCTTCGACGCTCTGGGGCCACAGCGCGATGGCCTCGCGGTACTTCTCGTCGGCCATCTCGTCGAGGCCGCGCCGCGCCAGTTGCCGCGCCAGCAGCGTTACACGACCGGCGCGAATCTCCACCTCGCTCAGTTCGCTTGCTGCATCCGGGTGAAGCGCCGCTTCAAATCGCTCCACGCTCAGGCGCCCGAGTCCGACGAGCAGCGCGTCCGTCACGATGTCGCCCATGCGCGGCGTGACGCCTGCCAGGCTGTAAATCACCCGGCCGTCGCCGCCGACCACCACGACCGTGGGCATCACGCTCACGCGGTAGGCTTCGTACGCCCGCCGGTTCGGATCGTGCAGCACGACGCCGGCAAAGTCCAGCGCTTCAGCTTGCGTCTTCAGATCGAGGCGCGATGCGTTTTGGGCGATGACCAGCACGGGCGCGATGCGGTCGCCCGCCAGCCGGGGATCATCGAGCACGCGCTCGATCACCGCGCATCCTTCGCGCGTCGGCTGGTGGTAGAGTTCGCCGAAGATCAGAACATACGGCCGGCCCTGCACGCTCTGGGCGTCGAAGACGTTGCCGTCGAGGTCCGCGAGCACCAGCGGCGGCGCCTCCGAGCCGCGCGGCGGCATGGCGGCGCTTCCCGCCGCAATACACGCTGCCGCAGTCAGCACAGCGCCCCATCGCACGGCGGACGCAAGAAGATCGAGTCTCATTGGCGGCCTCCCTCGGGCACACTGGCGGGCTCGGCCTGCGACAGATCACCCCGGGCGTAACTCTGTTCTTCATGGCAGCCCGGCGAGCAGCGCCCGCCATCATCCATCGCTTCAAAGTTGATCTCGAGCATCCAGCCGCTCGAACCGAACGGCACCGCCTCGCGGATGTGGAACGGCCGCTTGGAAGCGTGCACCTCGTGGCAGGCCCGGCAGGTCCGCCCCTTTTCCTGATTCACATGCAGGTAGTGCAGATTCTGATCGCCCTCGCGGAATCGCGTTACACCAATGCCCGATCTGGCCGTCACCATCTCCGGCAAGTGGCACGTGAAGCACAGCGCGTAGCGATCAAGATCGAACGCCGCGTAGAACTCGGGCGGATACGTCTTCACGAGCAGGTTCGCGTTCTCAGCCGCGTGCGGCTGATGGCACGACGAGCACGAGCCGGCGCGAATCGGGCCGTGATGGTCCGGCGAGTCGTGCAGCAGCAGCGCCATGTTCGTCAGCGTTCGGCCGTTCCCCGTTACAAGTGGCTGGCTGTGACAGGTGAGGCAGGTGTCCGGCTCGGGCCGTTTCTGGAGACTGGGCAACGTCGAAGAGTGCGGCGAGTGGCAGCCGGTGCAGCCGTTGGCCTGGTGGACCGCGCCGTGCACCACCGGCGCGGCATCGATCTTCTCCATCATTTCGCCGTGGCACGTGGCGCATAGCTCATCAGTCGCCGCGCGCAGCATGAACGGGTTGGGCGAGGCGTGCGGGTTGTGGCAACTCGTGCAGCCCTGCTCCATCGCTTCGTGCACGTGCAGCCCGGCGCCGCTCTGCGCCACCTCGGTGTGGCAGTCGGCGCAGAGTTCGTTCGTGTCCTTGACGAGCAGGTTCGCCTTCCAGGAAGAATGCGGCTCGTGGCAGAGAATGCACGCGCCGGCCGCGACCGGGCCGTGCACGTGCACCAGCGGGTCTTCTTCGTGCACGTGGCAACTCACGCACAATCCGCGCGTCGGGTCGGCGATGAGCATCATCCGGTGTTCCGAGCCGTGCGGATCGTGACAGCCGGTGCACTGTCCGTTGGCCACCGGCCCGTGCACGACGGTCCGATGCTCCATGAGGTGGCAGTTGGAGCACAGCGTGTCCTGGTTGATGGTTTTGAAGGTGTGCTCTCGCGGCTCGTCGTACTGGTGGCAGGCGTCGCACTTGCGCTGCGCCGCCGGGCCGTGGACGAACTTGTGATCCAGCGTGGAGGCGTGGCAGCCTGCCTGGGCGCAGGATTCGACGGCCGTAGTGGGTCGTGGAGGTGCGTCTTCGGCAATGACAACGCCGTGTGACAGCAGCCCCGCCGCGGTTGCCGCCAGCCAAGCCGGTGACAAGCGGCTCCTCCATAACGTGATTTCGGGGTATTTCGACAATGCAGCCTCCATCGCGCCGGCTGGACGCTTGCACGTTCCGTGCCGCGCCGACCAAGCACTGCACCCCGGTTTCCGGACTCGATCGCTCGATTTCGAGGGCGCGGGCACGGAAGGAGGCCCCGCGCCCGGGGCGACTTTCCTGTTTGTGAGAATGCGCGGCGCCCAGGCTTCCCAAATGCGGAATGACAGAACCGGAAATCCGCACTCAGCCGCACCGCCGAGGGCCTCGCGCTCGTGGTATGGGACTTGCGACGACACTCCATCAACGAATGGAGCCCTCATGAAACATCCGCTGACTGTTCTCACTGTCGCCCTGCTCATCACCGCGCCCAATTTCGGCGCTGCCCGACCCTGGCAGACGCCGCCGGGGCACCCGGACGTCACCCCGCAGGGCCACCCGGCCGTGACCGACGCGCCTAAGCCGCCGCCCACGGACCATCCGCCGATTCCGGCCCCGCCGTACGCGACATCCGTCGAAGTCCTCGTCAACACCGCGTTCGAAACGATCTCGGGGGGGCGGGGCGAAGCGCGCGACTGGGACAAGTACCGCGATCTCTTCTTCCCCGATGCGCGTCTGTACAGTGCGCAGGTGATGGGCGACACCGCCGTCGTGGGCGGCATGACCGTCGATGAATTCATCGCCCGCGAGCAGAAGTACCTCGAAGGCTCGGGGTACTTTGAGAAGCCCATCAGTCTGAAAATCGAAGAATTCGGCCACATCGCGCAGGTGCGCAGCGTCTATGAATCGCGCCGCCGCGCCGAAGACGAAGCGCCCTACACACGGGGCGTCTACAGCATTCAGCTCGTCGAGTCGGGCGGCAGGTGGTGGATCCTCAACATGCTCTGGCAGCGCGAAGACCCGCAGAATCCGATCCCGGACGAGTATCTGCAGTAGCGCCCGCCTTCGACAATCATCTGTCCTCAGCGCAACTCGGGCCGGCCCGCCGACTTTCAGGCGGGCTGGCCGAGTACAATTTCACCCAGACCCGCGAGGTGTAATGCCAAAGTCGATTCTGATTGCCGAAGATGAACAGGTGCTGCGCGAGTCGCTGGCCGAACTGCTCACGCAGGAGGGCTACGAGGTGGTCGCGGCGCCGGATGGGAAAGCCGCCCAGGCCGCCGCCATCGAGCGGCCGTTCGATCTCGTGCTGTCGGACATCCGCATGCCCGAGATGGATGGCATCACACTGCTTGGCCATCTGGCGCGCCTCGCGCCGCAGACGCCGGTAATCATGCTGACCGCCTTCGGCACCGTGGACAGCGCCGTCAAGGCCATGCAGGCGGGGGCCGTCGATTACCTGCTCAAACCGGTGCAATTCGATGATCTGCTGCTGCGGATCAAGCGGGCCATCGAACACGGCGAATTGGCTCGCAGCAACCAGCGAATGACCGACCAGCTCGCGGCCGAGAGTTCATTTCACAACCTCGTGGGCGAGTCGGCCCCGATGAAGCGGCTTTTCGGGCTGGTGCACAAACTCGCCGCCGTCAAGAGCACGGTGCTGCTGCTGGGAGAGTCGGGCACCGGCAAGGAACTGTTCGCACGCGCCATCCATTACAACGGCATCACGCGCGACAAGGCCTTTGTCGCCGTCAATTGCGGTGCCATTCCCGAGACCCTCATCGCCTCGGAACTCTTCGGCCACCGCAAGGGCTCGTTCACCGGCGCCACGGCAGACCGCGCGGGCTACTTCGAAGCGGCCAACGGTGGCACGCTGTTTCTCGATGAGATCTCGACGCTCCCGCTGGGGACGCAGAGCATGCTGCTGCGCGTGCTCGAAGAGCGCGTGGTCGTTCCTGTAGGCGACACCAAGCCGCGACCTGTGGATGTGCGCATCATCGCCGCAACCAACCGCGATCTGCGCGAAATGGTCGCCGCCGGTCAGTTTCGCGAAGACGTCATGTACCGCCTGGACGTGGTGAAACTGGAACTGCCGCCGCTGCGCCACCGCCGCGAGGACATCCCCCTGCTCGTGCACCACTTCCTGCAGAAGTACGCATCGCAGATGAGCAAGCGCGTTCCCGGCATCACCAACGGCGCGATGCGGGCGCTGCTCAATCATGACTGGCCCGGCAACATCCGCGAACTCGAAAACGTCATCGAGCGCGCCGTGATCTTCGCCGAAGGCGACGAGTTGGGGGTACACGATCTGCCCTTCAAGGGAGTCGAAGAACCCGAGCCTGGCGAAGAACTGCGCGAGGCGCTGCGCCAGTTCGAGCGGCAGCACATCCTCTACTGCCTCCGCCGACACGAGTTCGACAAGACCACCACCGCCGAGCACCTGGGCATCGGCCTGTCGAGCCTCTATCGCAAAATGGATGAACTCGGCATCGCCAAACAACCCGAATAAAAAAGGTACCTGGCACCTTTTGTTAAGATGGGTGGTTTATTGCGGGTCAAAAGAGCAGCTTGAGCAGGTAGTCCAGCCGGCCGCGCAGGACGATCCGCTTGCCCGACTCGCGCATCACCTCGCGGATCTGCTGCCGGTAGGTCGGGTGATAGCAGTGGCTCGGGCAGTGCTTGCACGCCGGCTTGGGGTCAAACGGACACGTCGCCCGTTTCACCCAGGCGTGCTGCAGCAGACGGGCGCACTGCGGGCAGAGCACCGGCGGCCGGCGCATCACGTCCTCCCACCCCGCCGCCGTGATCGGCGCTTTCTCACTTTCTCGATTCTGGTGATTCGCGCTGCAGTACATCTCAATAAAGAGACCCAGCAGCCTCAGGTCTTTGCGGAGTTTCCGGTCCTCCGAAGCGTCTGATCGGAGCACCGGCAGGCGAAAAGTGCGATTGGCGGTTGAAAGGCTCATGGTTCCCGGCCATCGCACGTGCAAATGCCGTGCCCGGCCGGCCTGGCGCGCCGTTTGTAGATCAAGGCTCGATGCTCCGACGTCGCCTGCTACTGGGACTTGGCTCCATGATCGTCCTGTTCGCCGTACTGGCGATCGGGTCGGTCCTGCTGCTCAACCGCCTCGTCGGCGAGATCGACGACATCAAGGCCACCAGCACCACCTACATCTCGCAGTTGCACGATCTCGGCGGGCACGTCACCGGCGTCGAGTCGGCGCTCTACGCAGCCGGGCCCCAGGCGGTGCCCGCGGCGGCACTTTCGCAGACCGCGGCCGACATGCGCCAGGCGATCGACCGGCTCGGCGCCGCCTCGCTCAACTGGCCCGAGCAGTCCCCGGCGCCCGGCCTCGCCGGCCGGCTGGTCGAAACCGTGCCGGCTTTTGCCGACCGCCTCGACGCGCTGGCGCGGCTCTCGGATGCCGCGGACATCGGCGAAGCGCGCGACCAGGTCCTGCGCAGCCACGTCGGCGTTCAGACCGACATTCTCGAACTCACCCGACTGGCCCGGGCCTTCGCCGCCGACAGCCAGACCGCGATCACCAACCGCTTCCGCTGGATTGTGCTCGGCGTG from Phycisphaerales bacterium carries:
- a CDS encoding cytochrome c3 family protein — encoded protein: MSPAWLAATAAGLLSHGVVIAEDAPPRPTTAVESCAQAGCHASTLDHKFVHGPAAQRKCDACHQYDEPREHTFKTINQDTLCSNCHLMEHRTVVHGPVANGQCTGCHDPHGSEHRMMLIADPTRGLCVSCHVHEEDPLVHVHGPVAAGACILCHEPHSSWKANLLVKDTNELCADCHTEVAQSGAGLHVHEAMEQGCTSCHNPHASPNPFMLRAATDELCATCHGEMMEKIDAAPVVHGAVHQANGCTGCHSPHSSTLPSLQKRPEPDTCLTCHSQPLVTGNGRTLTNMALLLHDSPDHHGPIRAGSCSSCHQPHAAENANLLVKTYPPEFYAAFDLDRYALCFTCHLPEMVTARSGIGVTRFREGDQNLHYLHVNQEKGRTCRACHEVHASKRPFHIREAVPFGSSGWMLEINFEAMDDGGRCSPGCHEEQSYARGDLSQAEPASVPEGGRQ
- a CDS encoding ubiquinol-cytochrome c reductase iron-sulfur subunit, translating into MTMASDHVHDGPREPHDGGRRRFCQACIGGAAAITVGTVVYPIVAFLKLPVRLGESKPVQIPLDRLTPGQAYYADFHGQQVVVVMSEAGPRVFNASCTHLGCNVVWDTAHGNFHCPCHGAVFSGEGQVVSGPVSAPLVEIPFEVKEGNLIIS
- a CDS encoding nuclear transport factor 2 family protein, encoding MKHPLTVLTVALLITAPNFGAARPWQTPPGHPDVTPQGHPAVTDAPKPPPTDHPPIPAPPYATSVEVLVNTAFETISGGRGEARDWDKYRDLFFPDARLYSAQVMGDTAVVGGMTVDEFIAREQKYLEGSGYFEKPISLKIEEFGHIAQVRSVYESRRRAEDEAPYTRGVYSIQLVESGGRWWILNMLWQREDPQNPIPDEYLQ
- a CDS encoding nitrous oxide-stimulated promoter family protein translates to MSLSTANRTFRLPVLRSDASEDRKLRKDLRLLGLFIEMYCSANHQNRESEKAPITAAGWEDVMRRPPVLCPQCARLLQHAWVKRATCPFDPKPACKHCPSHCYHPTYRQQIREVMRESGKRIVLRGRLDYLLKLLF
- a CDS encoding cytochrome b N-terminal domain-containing protein, coding for MSVIRRIYGWIDNRFDVTPELEKNVTKKWVPRTLSWAGCFGGLAFFTFLVQVFTGMLLLMYYKPHPESAWDSVTFIKSNVTMGWLVQRIHAVAANLMIALVLMHMARIAYYKIYRAPRELHWVSGVLLLLLTTMMAFTGYLLPWTQLSYWGAKVGTEIPSAVPFLGAGIVEWVRRGKAITGETLGFFFSLHIWILPAIMSAFMGMHFVMIRRTGISKPL
- a CDS encoding tetratricopeptide repeat protein, which gives rise to MRLDLLASAVRWGAVLTAAACIAAGSAAMPPRGSEAPPLVLADLDGNVFDAQSVQGRPYVLIFGELYHQPTREGCAVIERVLDDPRLAGDRIAPVLVIAQNASRLDLKTQAEALDFAGVVLHDPNRRAYEAYRVSVMPTVVVVGGDGRVIYSLAGVTPRMGDIVTDALLVGLGRLSVERFEAALHPDAASELSEVEIRAGRVTLLARQLARRGLDEMADEKYREAIALWPQSVEARLGLGRLNLKRHRIAEAEAQFRAVLAENPDLVEATLGVAYVQAVRGANELDQAETLVREVLDRDPTQPRAHYLMGMILEQRNKMPEAAASYKRAAELLLERQGAEQ
- a CDS encoding sigma-54-dependent Fis family transcriptional regulator codes for the protein MPKSILIAEDEQVLRESLAELLTQEGYEVVAAPDGKAAQAAAIERPFDLVLSDIRMPEMDGITLLGHLARLAPQTPVIMLTAFGTVDSAVKAMQAGAVDYLLKPVQFDDLLLRIKRAIEHGELARSNQRMTDQLAAESSFHNLVGESAPMKRLFGLVHKLAAVKSTVLLLGESGTGKELFARAIHYNGITRDKAFVAVNCGAIPETLIASELFGHRKGSFTGATADRAGYFEAANGGTLFLDEISTLPLGTQSMLLRVLEERVVVPVGDTKPRPVDVRIIAATNRDLREMVAAGQFREDVMYRLDVVKLELPPLRHRREDIPLLVHHFLQKYASQMSKRVPGITNGAMRALLNHDWPGNIRELENVIERAVIFAEGDELGVHDLPFKGVEEPEPGEELREALRQFERQHILYCLRRHEFDKTTTAEHLGIGLSSLYRKMDELGIAKQPE